A section of the Hemibagrus wyckioides isolate EC202008001 linkage group LG04, SWU_Hwy_1.0, whole genome shotgun sequence genome encodes:
- the rxylt1 gene encoding ribitol-5-phosphate xylosyltransferase 1: MRLIRRKIAIIVVLAYVVFSLYAAYNVFFNKKVITRVHRVVKKGSAPADQSRAGEEEWNPWEEDERADSISVLQKRREAYRSYQERIAKSRPKRYKVQIWGKAAIGLYLWEHILEGPLNPTDKTGQWREGEIQSGKINFSFYTGPAVVQGHIPLDTDSVVLVLNGREQQKISYSIQWLQHVQTLVQAHTISKVAVVLLGSEQCTNEWISPYVKRSGGFVDLLFLVYDSPWINDKDVFQWPLGVATYRHFPVVTPNTQMVSTVRPYTCNFLGTVYKNSSRETLTGILKQNGLDKQCLTNAREKWLPQETAETSRQYQMALAQSDLTLCPVGVNTECYRIYEACAYGSVPVVEDVLTPGACANGRSSPLRLLKDAGAPFIFLKDWKELPAILEKERVMTQTEKTERRMRLLEWYTGFRQQMKDKFTEVLEESFFKLS, encoded by the exons ATGAGATTAATCCGTAGGAAGATTGCGATAATTGTTGTTTTGGCGTATGTGGTTTTTTCATTGTACGCTGCTTACAATGTGTTTTTCAATAAGAAGGTTATTACTCGCGTGCACAGAGTGGTGAAAAAGGGTTCTGCACCTGCAG ATCAATCCAGAGCGGGAGAGGAAGAATGGAACCCGTGGGAGGAGGACGAGCGTGCAGACTCCATCTCTGTACTGCAAAAAAGGAGAGAGGCTTACAGATCATATCAGGAGCGCATCGCAAAGAGCAGGCCCAAAAGATATAAAGTTCAAATCTGGGGAAAAGCAGCTATAG GACTTTACTTGTGGGAACACATTTTAGAAGGCCCTTTGAACCCCACTGATAAGACGGGACagtggagagaaggagagattcAGTCGGGGAAGATCAATTTCAG TTTCTACacaggcccagcagtggtgcAGGGTCACATTCCACTGGACACAGACAGCGTCGTGTTGGTGTTGAACGGTCGTGAACAGCAGAAGATCTCCTACTCAATCCAGTGGCTACAGCATGTGCAGACTCTTGTTCAGGCTCACACCATCTCTAAAGTGGCTGTGGTCCTACTGGGCAGTGAGCAGTGCACTAACGAGTGGATCAGCCCCTATGTGAAGAGATCTGGAGGCTTTGTGGATCTGCTGTTCCTCGTCTATGACAGTCCCTGGATCAACGACAAGGATGTCTTCCAATGGCCTCTTGGTGTTGCCAC GTATAGACATTTTccagttgtaactcctaatacGCAGATGGTAAGCACGGTGCGACCATACACCTGCAACTTCCTTGGCACGGTTTACAAGAACTCCTCTCGGGAAACTCTCACGGGCATCTTGAAGCAGAATGGCTTGGATAAACAGTGTCTCACGAATGCTCGGGAGAA GTGGCTTCCTCAGGAGACTGCAGAAACCTCCAGACAGTACCAGATGGCTCTGGCTCAGAGCGACTTGACCCTGTGCCCGGTTGGCGTAAACACTGAGTGCTACCGCATCTATGAGGCCTGTGCCTATGGCTCTGTGCCCGTGGTGGAGGACGTCCTGACTCCGGGAGCCTGTGCCAACGGTCGCAGCTCTCCTCTTCGCCTGCTCAAAGATGCAGGAGCACCCTTCATCTTCCTCAAGGATTGGAAGGAGCTGCCAGCCATCCTGGAGAAGGAGAGGGTGATGACGCAGACAGAGAAGACGGAGAGGAGAATGAGGCTGCTGGAGTGGTACACTGGATTCCGTCAGCAGATGAAGGACAAGTTCACAGAGGTCCTGGAGGAATCCTTCTTCAAACTGAGCTAG
- the LOC131352015 gene encoding cytochrome b-c1 complex subunit Rieske, mitochondrial-like: MVSLAGRSGFLYPYLHTANFIISRPLTAIAPAAVNSGDALVNQRKSARSQAVSGLHGHFGERFAHTDIRIPDFSDYRRSEVQDPTKSSQQSSEARRAFSYLVTGSTAVVGVYAAKTAVTQFISSMSASADVLALSKIEIKLSDIPEGKNMTFKWRGKPLFVRHRTEKEIATEANVDLSELRDPQHDTDRVVKPSWVIVIGVCTHLGCVPIANAGEYGGYYCPCHGSHYDASGRIRKGPAPLNLEVPYYEFPDEDTVIVG, encoded by the exons ATGGTGTCCTTGGCCGGTCGTTCAGGGTTTCTATACCCTTACTTACACACAGCCAACTTTATTATATCCAGACCCCTGACCGCTATTGCTCCTGCAGCTGTAAACTCGGGAGATGCCTTGGTGAATCAGAGAAAATCGGCCAGAAGTCAGGCTGTCTCAGGTCTCCATG GGCACTTTGGAGAGCGTTTTGCCCACACCGATATCAGGATCCCTGACTTCTCTGACTACCGTCGCAGTGAGGTACAGGATCCTACGAAGTCCTCACAGCAGAGCAGCGAGGCTCGCAGGGCTTTCTCCTACCTGGTCACAGGCTCTACTGCTGTGGTGGGGGTTTACGCCGCCAAGACAGCCGTGACTCAGTTCATCTCTTCCATGAGCGCCTCTGCAGATGTCCTGGCCTTGTCCAAAATTGAAATTAAGCTGAGCGATATTCCAGAAGGGAAGAACATGACATTCAAGTGGAGAGGAAAACCCCTGTTTGTTCGCCACAGAACCGAGAAGGAGATCGCAACCGAGGCTAACGTGGATCTGTCGGAGCTCCGCGACCCACAGCACGACACAGACCGAGTTGTTAAGCCTTCCTGGGTCATCGTCATTGGGGTGTGCACTCATCTCGGCTGCGTTCCTATCGCAAACGCTGGGGAATACGGCGGTTACTATTGCCCGTGTCACGGCTCACATTATGACGCTTCTGGGAGGATCAGGAAGGGACCCGCACCCCTCAACTTGGAGGTGCCGTACTACGAATTTCCTGATGAAGACACAGTAATCGTTGGATAG
- the zgc:112052 gene encoding protein C19orf12 homolog isoform X2 has protein sequence MTSGQFKPLPQVINEMTPAQQKQLYEDIMAILGSIEWTDVVQLTALVTGNASLQQQVTAALLSYIHKELQAEVHYVD, from the coding sequence ATGACAAGCGGTCAGTTCAAACCACTTCCTCAGGTCATCAATGAAATGACCCCAGCGCAGCAGAAGCAGCTCTACGAGGACATCATGGCCATCTTGGGCTCGATCGAGTGGACTGATGTAGTCCAGTTAACAGCCTTAGTCACAGGAAACGCTTCACTTCAGCAGCAAGTGACTGCTGCTTTACTGAGCTACATTCACAAAGAGCTTCAGGCTGAGGTGCATTATGTGGACTGA
- the zgc:112052 gene encoding protein C19orf12 homolog isoform X1, which produces MSPRIDDVMKLCCELSANQQIKTTVKHSGKGAMTAGGLAFAGGLVGGPLGIAVGGAVGGLLGCWMTSGQFKPLPQVINEMTPAQQKQLYEDIMAILGSIEWTDVVQLTALVTGNASLQQQVTAALLSYIHKELQAEVHYVD; this is translated from the exons ATGTCTCCCCGCATTGATGACGTCATGAAGCTGTGTTGCGAGCTATCTGCAAATCAGCAGATAAAGACTACAGTGAAGCATTCTGGGAAGGGAGCGATGACTGCTGGGGGACTTGCTTTTGCTGGAGGATTGGTTGGGGGACCTCTTGGCATTGCTGTAG GTGGTGCTGTTGGAGGACTTCTGGGATGCTGGATGACAAGCGGTCAGTTCAAACCACTTCCTCAGGTCATCAATGAAATGACCCCAGCGCAGCAGAAGCAGCTCTACGAGGACATCATGGCCATCTTGGGCTCGATCGAGTGGACTGATGTAGTCCAGTTAACAGCCTTAGTCACAGGAAACGCTTCACTTCAGCAGCAAGTGACTGCTGCTTTACTGAGCTACATTCACAAAGAGCTTCAGGCTGAGGTGCATTATGTGGACTGA